One window of the Eucalyptus grandis isolate ANBG69807.140 chromosome 8, ASM1654582v1, whole genome shotgun sequence genome contains the following:
- the LOC104414189 gene encoding LOW QUALITY PROTEIN: pleiotropic drug resistance protein 1 (The sequence of the model RefSeq protein was modified relative to this genomic sequence to represent the inferred CDS: inserted 15 bases in 12 codons; deleted 1 base in 1 codon; substituted 5 bases at 5 genomic stop codons), producing MDGGDTYRAGNSLRATSSTTWRNHASIADVFSRSSRDEDDEEALRWAALEKLPPSSVSRKGFDGRRRANQIDIWNLGFHDRKRLLERLVRVTEEDNEGFLLKLRNRIDRVGIDLPTIEVGSSIXKWRREAHEGSXSLPTVINFCTSILEGFLNFLHILPSRKKHLTILQDVSGIIKLGRMTLLLGPPSSGKTTLLLALAGKLDPELKTTGRVTYNGHVMNEFVPQRTAAYISQQDLHIGEMTXLETLAFSPQDVVGVGSRYNMLSELSRREKAANIKPDPDVDIFMKQDSNRRSEANVVIDYILKILGLEICADAMVGDEMLRGISGGQRKRVTAGEMLVGPARYFXWMRYQAGLDSSATYQIVNFXKQFIHILDGTAIISLLQPAXETYDLFDDIILLSMVKLYRAPRELILDFFKSMGFKCPRRKGVADFLQEVTSRKDQHRYXMHXDEPYTFVTVREFVEAFQSFHVGRKLGXELSTPFDKSKNHPAALTKRFGVGMKDLLKACILRECLLMKRNSFVYIFKVSQLIILAFISVTLFLRTKMHRDTVTDGGVYIGALFFTVITIMFNGMSEISMTIAKLPIFYKQRDLLFYPTWAYALPSWILKIPITFVEVAXQVFITYYVTGYDPNVGRLFKHYLLLVAINQMASGLFRLIAALGRNLIVANTFGSFVLLXLVALGGVVLSREDVKKWWIWGYWTSPLMYGQNAIVVNELLGSNWNKIPPNSSTNEPLGIQVLKSRGFFTEAYYIGXDLGHCLGSSSLFNFGFSVALALLNPFGKSTQXKSDDPEGNKNVDRIEGSIQLQSRGSSLRNGSGRSSKPTPPWPETAVAANTKRGMVLPFEPHSIXFDEITYSVDMPREMTNQGAPEDRLVLLKGASGSFRPGVLTALMGVSGAGKTTLMDVLAGRKTGGYIEGNITISGYPKNQDTFAQISGYCEQNDIHSPHVTVYESLIYSAWLRLPPGVDDQTRRFLFVEEVMELVELNPLRQALVGLPGVDGLSIEQRKRLTIAVELVANPSIIFMDEPTSGLDARAAAIVMRTVXNTVDTGXTVVCTIHQPSIDIFEAFDELFLMKRGGQEIYVGPLGRHSSHLIEYFEGIQGVSKIKDGYNPATWMLEVTSPAQELTLGVDFSDLYKNSDLYRRNKALIEELSIPPPNAKDLYFPTKYSQSTFTQLMACLWKQHWSYWRNPPYTAVRFLFTISIALMFGTMFWDLGSKTTRSQDLLNAMGSMYAAIFFLGMQNASSVQPVVAVERTVFYRERAAGMYSALPYALAQVLIEVICPXMQAISYGIIVYAMIGFKWTVAKFFWYLFFMFFTLLYFTYYGMMAVGMTPNHHIASIVSFAFYAIWNLFSGFVVPRTRIPIWWRWFYWVCPVSWTLYGLVVSQFGNLTTRLEDTGDTVEEYMRDYFGYRHGFLGMIAAVMIGFTMLFVFVFAISIKILNFQRR from the exons ATGGATGGAGGAGATACATACAGAGCAGGCAACAGCCTGCGCGCGACCAGCTCCACCACGTGGAGGAACCATGCATCGATAGCGGATGTGTTCTCGAGGTCTTCGCGCGATGAGGATGACGAGGAAGCTCTGAGATGGGCTGCTCTCGAGAAACTCCCACCTTCGAGCGTCTCCAGAAAGGGATTCGACGGCCGGCGGCGGGCTAACCAAATCGATATCTGGAACCTGGGCTTTCATGACAGGAAGAGATTGCTTGAGAGGTTAGTGAGGGTCACTGAGGAGGACAACGAGGGCTTCTTGCTGAAGCTCCGGAACCGCATTGACAG AGTTGGAATTGATCTTCCTACAATTGAAGTCGGGTCGAGCATTTGAAAGTGGAGGCGAGAGGCTCATGAAGGAAG GAGCTTGCCCACCGTCATTAATTTCTGCACTAGTATTCTAGAG GGCTTCTTGAATTTTCTGCACATACTTCCTAGTAGAAAGAAGCACTTGACCATCCTTCAAGATGTTAGTGGGATCATCAAACTGG GTAGGATGACTTTGCTTCTAGGTCCACCTAGTTCAGGAAAGACCACTCTCTTGTTAGCTTTGGCCGGCAAGCTTGATCCTGAACTAAAG ACGACAGGAAGGGTAACTTACAATGGACATGTCATGAATGAGTTTGTGCCCCAAAGAACCGCGGCTTACATAAGTCAACAGGATCTTCACATAGGAGAAATGA CGTTAGAAACTTTGGCCTTCTCCCCGCAAGATGTCGTGGGAGTTGGATCACGATACA ATATGTTGTCAGAGTtgtcaagaagagagaaagCGGCAAATATAAAACCAGATCCTGATGTCGATATCTTCATGAAG CAAGACAGTAATAGAAGGTCGGAGGCTAATGTCGTCATTGATTATATCCTCAAG ATTTTAGGGTTGGAAATATGTGCTGATGCGATGGTTGGAGATGAAATGTTGAGGGGTATTTCCGGAGGACAACGGAAGCGTGTGACCGCAG GTGAGATGCTGGTGGGGCCTGCGAGGTATTTTTGATGGATGAGATATCAAGCTGGGCTCGATAGCTCGGCGACATACCAAATTGTCAACT CGAAACAATTTATACACATTCTTGATGGAACGGCGATTATCTCTCTCCTCCAACCAG CGGAGACTTATGATCTGTTTGATGACATTATTCTCCTATCGATGGTCAAATTGTACCGGGCCCCACGTGAACTCATTCTAGATTTCTTTAAATCCATGGGATTCAAATGCCCTAGGAGGAAGGGTGTTGCTGATTTCTTGCAGGAA GTAACATCAAGAAAAGATCAGCATCGGTATTAGATGC AAGATGAGCCTTACACTTTTGTCACGGTTCGGGAATTTGTGGAGGCATTCCAGTCATTTCATGTGGGAAGAAAGCTCG ATGAACTTTCCACTCCATTTGATAAGAGCAAGAACCACCCAGCCGCTTTGACCAAAAGATTTGGTGTTGGAATGAAGGATTTGCTTAAAGCTTGCATTTTAAGAGAGTGCTTGCTTATGAAAAGGAACTCATTTGTCTACATCTTCAAGGTCTCTCAG CTCATAATTTTGGCGTTTATTTCGGTGACCCTATTCTTACGGACTAAGATGCATCGGGATACCGTAACTGATGGAGGAGTTTACATTGGTGCCTTGTTCTTCACCGTGATCACGATCATGTTCAATGGAATGTCAGAGATTTCAATGACTATAGCCAAGCTCCCAATTTTCTACAAGCAAAGAGACCTCCTCTTCTATCCCACATGGGCATATGCT CTACCATCCTGGATTCTAAAAATCCCTATCACATTTGTGGAGGTTGC GCAGGTGTTCATCACCTACTACGTCACTGGATATGATCCAAATGTTGGAAG GTTGTTCAAGCATTATCTTTTGCTTGTGGCCATTAATCAGATGGCCTCTGGATTGTTTCGATTGATCGCGGCACTTGGGAGAAACTTGATCGTTGCCAACACATTCGGGTCATTTGTGCTGCT ACTCGTTGCATTGGGTGGAGTTGTTCTTTCCCGAG AGGACGTAAAGAAATGGTGGATATGGGGATATTGGACATCTCCTTTAATGTATGGGCAGAACGCCATAGTCGTCAATGAACTTTTAGGATCTAATTGGAATAAG ATTCCCCCAAATTCAAGTACAAACGAACCCCTAGGAATTCAAGTTTTGAAGTCTCGTGGGTTCTTTACTGAAGCATATTATATTGGATAGGACTTGGGGCATTGTTTGGGTTCATCATCCCTCTTCAACTTTGGGTTTTCGGTGGCTCTCGCTCTTCTTAATC CCTTTGGCAAATCCACAC TAAAATCAGATGATCCTGAGGGCAACAAGAACGTTGATAGAATAGAAGGATCAATTCAGTTGCAATCTCGAGGCTCTAGTCTGAGAAATGGATCTG GGAGGTCATCCAAGCCTACACCCCCATGGCCTGAAACAGCTGTTGCCGCCAATACGAAAAGAGGAATGGTGCTCCCATTTGAGCCGCACTCAA ACTTTGATGAAATAACTTATTCAGTTGATATGCCACGG GAAATGACGAATCAAGGTGCACCTGAGGATAGATTGGTGCTCTTGAAAGGTGCAAGTGGTTCTTTTAGGCCAGGCGTTCTTACTGCTCTAATGGGCGTTAGCGGTGCTGGTAAAACTACTCTAATGGATGTGTTGGCTGGGAGAAAAACCGGAGGATACATCGAGGGCAACATAACAATTTCTGGGTATCCAAAGAATCAAGATACATTTGCTCAGATTTCTGGATATTGTGAACAAAACGATATCCATTCACCTCATGTTACTGTCTATGAGTCCTTAATTTACTCGGCATGGCTGCGTTTGCCTCCTGGCGTGGACGACCAAACCAGAAGGTTT CTGTTTGTTGAGGAAGTTATGGAACTTGTGGAGCTAAATCCGCTGAGACAGGCCTTGGTTGGTTTGCCTGGTGTGGATGGTCTATCCATCGAGCAACGCAAAAGGCTGACCATTGCAGTTGAACTAGTCGCAAACCCCTCCATCATTTTCATGGACGAACCTACCTCAGGGCTTGATGCAAGAGCTGCTGCTATTGTCATGAGAACAG AGAATACAGTGGACacag gaacagtcgtatgCACAATTCACCAACCAAGCATTGATATATTTGAAGCTTTCGATGAG CTTTTCTTAATGAAGCGAGGGGGACAAGAGATATATGTCGGCCCTCTGGGTCGTCATTCTTCTCATCTAATAGAGTACTTTGAG GGAATCCAAGGAGTTAGTAAAATCAAAGATGGCTATAATCCAGCAACTTGGATGCTCGAAGTTACAAGCCCAGCACAAGAACTCACTTTAGGTGTCGATTTTTCTGATCTATACAAGAACTCAGATTTGTACAG gAGAAACAAGGCTTTGATTGAAGAGTTGAGCATACCTCCTCCAAATGCTAAGGACCTCTATTTCCCGACTAAGTATTCTCAGTCAACTTTCACCCAATTGATGGCTTGCTTATGGAAGCAACATTGGTCTTACTGGCGGAATCCGCCGTACACGGCTGTTCGGTTCCTCTTCACCATCTCCATTGCCTTAATGTTTGGGACTATGTTTTGGGACCTCGGCTCTAAAAC GACCCGGAGTCAAGATTTGCTCAATGCGATGGGATCGATGTATGCGGCTATTTTCTTCCTTGGAATGCAAAATGCATCTTCTGTGCAACCAGTTGTTGCAGTGGAGAGAACGGTTTTCTATAGAGAGCGAGCTGCAGGGATGTACTCGGCCCTACCATATGCATTAGCACAG GTTCTAATTGAAGTTATATGTCCCTAAATGCAAGCTATATCATATGGTATCATAGTTTATGCAATGATTGGATTCAAATGGACCGTTGCAAAATTTTTCTGGTATCTATTCTTCATGTTCTTCACATTGTTGTATTTCACATACTATGGTATGATGGCCGTGGGCATGACCCCAAACCACCACATCGCTTCCATCGTCTCTTTTGCATTCTATGCCATATGGAACCTCTTTTCAGGTTTCGTCGTGCCAAGGACT AGGATACCTATATGGTGGAGATGGTTCTACTGGGTGTGCCCCGTTTCTTGGACTTTATATGGATTGGTGGTCTCTCAGTTCGGCAATTTGACAACTAGGCTTGAAGACACTGGGGACACAGTGGAAGAATACATGAGAGATTACTTTGGTTATCGACACGGCTTTTTGGGCATGATTGCCGCGGTGATGATAGGATTCACAATGCTTTTCGTGTTCGTTTTCGCCATTTCCATCAAGATACTCAATTTCCAGAGGCGGTAG